AATAACGGATGATCTGGATTAAAATATTAAGTCatctgatttttttaaaaagtcacgtGACATTTTTAAGTAGTAATATGATCATTTATTCTCTTAATCATAATCATTCATCGTTAGATCTAATgatcatgatttattctcatcATTCTCATGTAAGAAGACCTTTCTCATTAAATacttctcatatatatatatatatatatatatatatatatatacatagacacacatatatacatatgtatGATGGAATAACAGTGATACTAGTGTTGCACTTATCAgttcgaatgatagctcaaacAATAAAAGCTGAGAGACTTACGAGTTTGGTGAAAGAGGTTAATGAATCAATTTATAGagaatgcaatttatctttccgatataaaaaaaaagttgcacCTATCAAAAGTGAGCAAAAATCCCAATACAAAGTTTAGCCAAAGGAGAAAAAccctttaaaaagaaaatagaagaTGCCACGCAGATAAAAAAACGTCCTAGGGACAGATTTAGCCATTAGAACAGGAACAAAGGCAACAAAGTGAGGGATGCAAGAGAGAAGAACAAGCCCAAAAGTTCAAACAGCTACTTGCATTAGCCTTGCAGATTTCATTTAATTTGCAGAGGCTAAATTAGATACTTTGTTCCCAATTTAAACAATCCCTTGCTAATCAAAAACCAGAACAAGGCACAGCCGCTAGAAACAGGGCATGCAGAGACCAgatatgaaaagtgaaaacagaACCAGCAGAAACAAAGTGGAAGAAAATTCACCAAGCTAGGCACAATAGCGAGGAAGCAAAGGCCAAGGCCAACCGAAAGAAGCAACTAGCACTAGCACCCAAAAGTCAAGGTACAATTTCCCAAAGTGGTGTGACTCTATCACAACCCAGTTTGGCTAGATAGTCGGCCACTCTGTTGGCCTCTCTAAGAACATGGAACACTCCTCTGCAATTGGGACCATGCAATTTTTTCCCACAAAACTATAAATCTTTTTTTCCCTGAAGTTGTTATAACAAAAAATgatacaaaaatatttttgtaGAGTAATTATTTTTATCTAAATAAGTAAAGCTTAATTTTCCATTTTTAATATTGTACTTTAACTCCCAAGTTCTTTTATATGtactaattaatttattttaatttctgtACAACATAATTCTTGTATATCAGTATATCACATAAGGTAGATTCTTTCATTAAGTTTGAGGATAAGACTTTCACTAGAGCCTAAGTTTTTCTAGCCTTCCCCACAAATGCCAAGAGGCATTATAATCAACTGTGTTCTAATTCTAATTGTTCTAGATGCCCTTTTGAGGTTGAGGATGTTAATCATATCTTTCTCATATAGTCATATGTCCAATAAATTGCCAGATATGGAGTCATCACTTTGCCACCATCTTACATTCTCTCCAACCGCTGATGCCGTTTCATGTCTAGTCCAAAAAGTTGCTGCAACATCGTCATGATATTTTGGCCATCGTCGTGCTTTGGTGGTCCTGGCGTTGGCGGAACGAGCATACTCTTGGTTCCGATTCATGGAGGCTAAACTTCATCCTGCGCCAAATTCTACATAATGTTTCTTGTTGGAAGAAACGGCCCAATGCAGCGTTACCTCGACCTCGATCTCAGGAAATTGGTTCTTCTTCTCAACCAGTTAGGGCTTCTTTAAGTGCAACACATGTGTATGTCTATGGCAACTTCAATCCTTCTTCTAAATGAATGGGTTGTAGCGCTGTTGTTCGGGAATCGGGATAATCACGCGCGACACTTCAGTCCTTGGTGCGGCCTCAAGCATGTGTAGCATCTTGGACACAAAGAGGTAATTTGCCATTCAGATTGCAAAAAACTTTATGGACACTTTGCAACATAATATTGACTCTACAAAATTATGGGCGAAGAGGCGATTTCACGATTCTGGGCCTTATTGGTCGTGATTGGGATGTGCAACTTGTCCCAAGGGAGAAGAACAATGCAGCAGATGTGCTAACCCGATAAGTTTGTAAGGACAGTTATCAACATTATGTTTCGAGGTTCGCTCCATCTCCATCTTGAGGCTTTGTAAAAAAAAGACTATATGAATAGATTTAATTTATATCCAACGAAGGTATaattaaatgaaaattaaaacaatatttGTCCGAAAATTAATGTGCcatggtatatatatatatatatatatatatatatatatatatatatatatatagatcatGCATGGATGTATATAATCTTGGACCAGGACTtctaatgtaattttttttttaaagcaaaagttatatatataaaaggtcGATTGATTTTTTGTGTCTATTTTTCATgtttattaaatataaatataaatataatctatatatttataaaaagagATATAGCACATCCattatataatatatgttgCAATCAAATATGTGTCACGCCGAATTATATAGAATCAACcaagattttgatttttttaaaaggtATTTCACAATTGATAATTATGAGATTAATTCCTAAAATTTTAAGATCACGCTAAATGAGTAGATTTCTCCTAAGAAATATTTCTACTACATAAGGATCAAATCATGaactaaatatttaagaaaTCTAATTATCTAACCATTTTCCTACACCGAGAATATTTTAATTGCATGTTAAGAGGCATAATCCTGAAATCTTAACAAAAATATGAATTTGAGACTTATTAATAGATTGAATTTTCACACACGCGCAAATGACCCTTTGTTTGGTAGCCGTCATTCGTTTGCATATTGCATTGCACCGTCAACACTACTCTCATCACCACGGCAAATAATACTAATAAAAACTTTTAATATACACATTACACAAACACACACATCAAAATCAAAAATATGCTgcgtctctttctctctcttgtgTATGCAAATGCAATTACACCTCCCTTGCCCTCCATTTAATGCAATTGCACCCTCTGCAATTACTCCTCGCTGCCATATTTTCCTCCATCTGTTCCCCACTTTCCCTCTCTATCCTCCTTCAATGCCTTTCTCTCTCCCTATCTCCTTCTCCCTCAACCTCTTCcatcttcttctctcttcaacCGCCTGGTAAGTCATAAAAATATGTCTTAGTAAAAAAAGTTGAACTTGCAGGTTTTGTTTAACTGAGactgttctgttctgttcttttttttcttgtgGGGTTCTTCTTACATTTTTCTGAGTGAGTTTCTGCTTAGACCTAGCTAGCTAGGGTTGCTTGAATGTGGAAGAAAACGTGAACTCTGCAAGAAAAAAACGTGTTCTTAAGAATCTCCGAGATCTTCGTTGgagtataatattttattttctttcaagaAAATTATTTTGTGATTTGGTTTGGGTTATTTCTTCCAGAAAATCACCATCCaccaaattattttctttttattttctggtatattttctttttatttcataCATGATAGTGTTGTAGTTTTGCAAGGTtttattcttcttcatcttttttttttcttttaattttttgggTTCTCTGAGGTCATGCTTTGGAATCTGCAATTTTTTTCTAACACACTGACTTTTCTTTGACATTACAGAAAATCCAGTCAACCCTTGCTAGTTACTAGAAGAATACAGAAGAGAGTGTCTCAATTGTGTGAAGTGGTGGTGGGCTGCCGGAGTTAGTTATGATTCCGGCGTGAAATTAACATGCCATTGAAGATTGGAAGGGATcgacatcatcatcatcttcaagtCTCACACTTGGTCAGGTTCATGCCGCTTAACTTTCCAccttcttttcattaattttttttcttccactCACTCCCACCTCTTCAATGCTACCCCTTCAAACCCGGTTTTGATTGTTCAATTTTACATTTGCGTTACATGaacttgaaaaatgaaaagtcttttttatttatatttttgctttttggaACTAAacttgctctctctctctctcactcttgtGTATAGTACCAACCAGGCCAAATATCCTTCTCGATATTCGAAAGACGCGTCATTCCAATTTCCCctcactcttcttcttcttttctcaaAAACAAAAGTCAAATGAACCTGAAACCCCCATCTTTTCTACCCAAGTTATCACAACTTCTCTTCTATCACTCTTCCTTATACACTAattccaaaagaaagaaagttcATGTAGTATCTGGTATGTAATTTGATTCAACATTTCCTCACACAAGGCACAACAccttttcataaaattaaaattaaaattttatttatagtattttacattttcaacttgccctttcattttttctttcttttttactcTGGATGTGGACATAACATTAGTGGTTGCTgtctttatgttttttttttgttagattGAGAAACAATAAAGACTAGTCTGGAATCTTAAAAGATCGGTAGATGATGTTCCAGCCAAACCTCATGGAAGCTGGTCAGTTTCACCCTTTAGATATGGCTCCCAACACCTCAGAGAGCGACATCCCTCGGCTCCGGGAAGATGAGTTTGACAGCGCCACCAAGTCCGGCAGTGAAAACCATGAAGGCGCATCGGGCGAAGACCAAGAGCCACGTGCCAAGAAGAAGCGTTACCATCGCCACACCCAGCACCAGATCCAGGAAATGGAAGCGTAAGAAGCTAAACAAAACAAAGCCACCTTcatgaaattgattttttttgtcctttttgaaatgatgaaaaattgattttgtttgttGTTGAAGTTTTTTCAAGGAGTGTCCTCACCCAGATGACAAGCAAAGGAAGGAGCTAAGCCGGGAGTTAGGGTTAGAGCCATTGCAGGTTAAGTTTTGGTTTCAAAACAAGCGCACTCAGATGAAGACCCAACATGAACGCCATGAGAACACGTCGCTGAGGACTGAAAATGAGAAGCTTCGAGCAGATAACATGAGGTATAGGGAAGCTCTTAGCAATGCATCTTGTCCTAATTGTGGCGGACCAACCGCTATTGGAGAAATGTCATTTGATGAACATCACTTGAGGATTGAGAATGCACGTCTTAGAGAAGAGGTacatcttttgttttttttttcttcccttttttCATGTTTTTCCCTTTATGATGAGATTTAAAAGCACCACCATTTCAAACTTTTGCTACCAACATTCATCTATAGTCAAGCTAGATTCATGGGGACACAACTTCAACTCTCAGGATTGTCATTTATTTTGGATGGGCTAACACATTATCTGGACGGATTTACACGCGTTAAAgagcaaaattattttttaatcttttgcTCATTTTGCATAAAAAGACATTACAAAATCACATATAGTATACTTTAAGTGTGTATTAAACTACATTTATGGAGTTGAATTTTTAGCTTGTCAAGGAAATTGCCTATTCATTTTGAGTCGTCTGATCAAAATCAAATTGCTAACATTTTAGGTTACATTTGCAAATTACTTATCACCCCTTAAAATGTGAATCATGGGCTAGATTACCTTGCATAAAATTGTCATTTCTcactgtttttgtttttttttttcagattgaAAGGATTTCATCAATTGCTGCAAAGTACGTGGGCAAGCCAGTGGTGAACTATTCCCATCTCTCATCTCCTCTCCCTCCTCGTCCGTTAGAACTCGGCGTTGGTGGCGGTTTCGGAAGCCAGCCAGGAATCGGTGTGGACATGTATGGAGGTGGAGATATACTGCGGTCAATCACCGGGCCCACCGAAGCGGATAAGCCAATCATAATAGAGCTAGCTGTTGCGGCCATGGAGGAACTCATAGGGATGGCGCAAATGGGTGATCCTCTCTGGTTATCTACACTCGATGGATCTGATGCTGTGCTGAACGAGGATGAATACATCAGATCATTTCCAAGAGGGATTGGACCGAAACCTTCTGGTCTCAAATGTGAAGCTTCTCGTGAAACTGCTGTTGTTATCATGAACCATGTCAGCCTCGTTGAAATTCTCATGGATGTGGTATGTTAGATCTATATTATATTTTCTTCATGATTCTTAGGGCTTTTGTTTATGGATTTTGACTTTtgattgttttttaatttttcagaaCCAATGGTCTACGGTTTTCTCTGCTATAGTCTCAAGAGCAATGACTGTTGAAGTGTTGTCAACTGGGGTGGCCGGGAACTACAATGGCGCTTTACAAGTGGTAAATGatcatctatatatatttttatgggtattttaaattgcggttgcggTTATGTTTTAGAAAATTGCGCGCAAATGCCGGTTGATGTAATTGGAATTTTGGCGCGAATATTATTGTGGGGACTCCAAAGTCTTTATGTTGCTTCTATAATTACGATTGCGGAATGCAATGTAAAACCCTAATTTTGTAGAGGATTAATCATTTTATATTTACATTAGTTTAAGTGCATATGTATTTACAAGGGTTTTTAATTGCGGCTGTTGTTATGTTAAGAAATAGCGAACAAATGTGGAATGGTGCGGTTGTAGTTACGGTTGTGATGTTGTAGTGGGAACTCCAACATCCTTAATGTTGCAGTTGCAATTACGATTGCGGACGAGAATTTAAAACCTTAATTATCTAGTAGATCAATTTTTTATGTGTGCTCCACTGAGTGTTAATGAGATTATATTATAACATAGAAATACAAAATTAATGGTTTGATATTTTTTTGCAGATGACAGCTGAGTTGCATGTACCTTCGCCTCTTGTGCCAACTCGTGAGAGTTATTTTGTGAGGTATTGTAAGCAACATGGAGATGGGACTTGGGCAGTTGTGGATGTGTCCTTGGATAATTTGCGCCCTAGTCCTTCAACCAGATCTAGAAGAAGGTCTTCTGGTTGCTTAATTCAAGAAATGCCAAATGGCTACTCAAAGGTAGTCATAAGTTAGAGTGTTCGGTTTATTTTTACTTCATTATTTTTGTGTTTTCAATGTTTGCTCAATTTATTGTTAACCTTTAATCTTCGCATGCCTAGGTGACATGGGTTGAGCATGTAGAAGTGGATGATAGAGGTGTTCACAATCTTTACAAGCAGCTTGTT
This portion of the Lotus japonicus ecotype B-129 chromosome 3, LjGifu_v1.2 genome encodes:
- the LOC130747016 gene encoding homeobox-leucine zipper protein HDG2-like, whose translation is MMFQPNLMEAGQFHPLDMAPNTSESDIPRLREDEFDSATKSGSENHEGASGEDQEPRAKKKRYHRHTQHQIQEMEAFFKECPHPDDKQRKELSRELGLEPLQVKFWFQNKRTQMKTQHERHENTSLRTENEKLRADNMRYREALSNASCPNCGGPTAIGEMSFDEHHLRIENARLREEIERISSIAAKYVGKPVVNYSHLSSPLPPRPLELGVGGGFGSQPGIGVDMYGGGDILRSITGPTEADKPIIIELAVAAMEELIGMAQMGDPLWLSTLDGSDAVLNEDEYIRSFPRGIGPKPSGLKCEASRETAVVIMNHVSLVEILMDVNQWSTVFSAIVSRAMTVEVLSTGVAGNYNGALQVMTAELHVPSPLVPTRESYFVRYCKQHGDGTWAVVDVSLDNLRPSPSTRSRRRSSGCLIQEMPNGYSKVTWVEHVEVDDRGVHNLYKQLVGSGQAFGAKRWVATLDRQCERLASAMATNIPTVDVGVITSQEGRKSMMKLAERMVISFCAGVSASTAHSWTTISGTGADDVRVTTRKSVDDPGRPPGIVLSAATSFWLPVPPKRVFDFLRDENKRNEWDILSNGGVVQEMAHIANGRDTGNCVSLLRVNSANSSQSNMLILQESCTDSTGSFVIYAPVDIVAMNVVLNGGDPDYVALLPSGFAILPDGSGIGETGPGGSLLTVAFQILVDSIPTAKLSLGSVATVNNLIACTVERIKASLIGEGLEFKD